One Sphingomonas sp. SUN039 genomic window carries:
- a CDS encoding M13 family metallopeptidase produces the protein MKSILLAGAALALSTVVAAPLAAKPTAKAASAKPVAKPKLGDFGVDLTAMDKTVAPGDDFYRYVNGKWQDRTEIPADRASWGGFAILRDLSDQRTRIIIEDAAGAQNAPGSIGEKIGVTYSSFMDAAAIEAKGAAPLKPYLDEIAALSTPTDLARYFAKSIRRGVSTPIGMGVGQDRTDNSKYTVYAGQGGLGMPDRDYYLKDDAKSVEVRAKYLAHIAVLMKLAGQPDPEGAAGRIFAFEKSLAEVHWTRAELRVVEKTFNPFPATALGTKFAGFDWAAMMDAAGLSAQPIVIVAQPSAMAGTAKILAATPMPVIREYLSFQAIKSAAPMLTKAFVDESFAFNGTVLQGTPQLKDRWKRGVDLVNGSLGEAVGQAYVARYFPPAAKAKADELVRNLIAAMDIRLSNLTWMAPETKVKARAKLAAFTPKIGYPDKWRDYSKLVVVPGDVLGNAARVADFNYQRQVDKIGKPVDRSEWFMTPQTVNAYANPLMNEVVFPAAILQPPFFDPNADPAVNYGGIGAVIGHEISHHFDDQGRKFDMKGNFAEWWTKEDVTRFKAYTDKVVAQYGAYEPVAGLKVNGELTLGENMADLAGLAIAYDAYRISLKGKPAPVIDGYTGDQRFFLGFGQVWQNKSREAAIRQQILTDPHTPGAWRPYVVRNHDAWYKAFGVKPGSKFYLPPEARIKVW, from the coding sequence ATGAAATCGATCCTGCTCGCGGGCGCTGCGCTCGCGCTTTCAACCGTTGTTGCCGCGCCGCTCGCGGCCAAGCCCACCGCCAAGGCTGCTAGCGCCAAACCCGTCGCCAAGCCGAAGCTCGGCGATTTCGGCGTCGACCTGACCGCGATGGACAAGACCGTGGCGCCGGGCGACGATTTCTACCGCTACGTCAACGGCAAGTGGCAGGACCGCACCGAAATTCCCGCCGACCGCGCCAGCTGGGGCGGGTTCGCGATCCTGCGCGACCTGTCGGACCAGCGCACCCGCATCATCATCGAGGACGCCGCCGGGGCGCAGAATGCGCCGGGCAGCATCGGCGAGAAGATCGGCGTGACCTATTCGAGCTTCATGGACGCCGCCGCCATCGAGGCCAAGGGCGCCGCCCCGCTCAAACCCTATCTCGACGAGATCGCCGCGCTTTCGACGCCGACCGACCTTGCGCGCTATTTCGCGAAATCGATCCGGCGCGGCGTGTCCACCCCCATCGGCATGGGCGTCGGGCAGGACCGCACAGACAATAGCAAATATACGGTCTATGCCGGGCAGGGCGGCCTCGGCATGCCCGACCGTGACTATTATCTGAAAGACGACGCCAAGTCGGTCGAAGTCCGCGCGAAGTATCTGGCGCACATCGCCGTGCTGATGAAGCTCGCCGGACAGCCCGATCCCGAGGGCGCGGCCGGCCGCATCTTCGCCTTCGAAAAGTCGCTTGCAGAGGTGCACTGGACCCGCGCCGAACTGCGCGTTGTCGAAAAGACGTTCAATCCGTTTCCGGCAACGGCGCTCGGGACCAAATTTGCCGGTTTCGACTGGGCGGCGATGATGGACGCGGCGGGGCTGTCGGCTCAACCGATCGTGATCGTTGCCCAGCCCTCGGCAATGGCGGGGACGGCGAAGATCCTTGCCGCCACGCCGATGCCGGTGATCCGCGAATACCTCTCGTTCCAGGCGATCAAGAGCGCCGCGCCGATGCTGACCAAGGCGTTCGTCGATGAGAGCTTTGCGTTCAACGGCACCGTCTTGCAGGGGACGCCGCAGTTGAAGGACCGCTGGAAACGCGGCGTCGATCTGGTCAACGGCAGCTTGGGCGAAGCGGTGGGGCAGGCTTATGTCGCGCGCTATTTCCCGCCGGCTGCCAAGGCCAAGGCCGACGAGCTGGTCCGCAATCTGATCGCGGCGATGGACATTCGCCTGTCGAACCTGACCTGGATGGCGCCCGAAACCAAGGTCAAGGCGCGGGCCAAGCTTGCCGCCTTCACGCCCAAGATCGGCTATCCCGACAAATGGCGCGATTATTCGAAACTGGTCGTGGTTCCCGGCGATGTGCTGGGCAATGCCGCGCGCGTCGCCGATTTCAACTACCAGCGCCAGGTCGACAAGATCGGCAAGCCGGTCGACCGCAGCGAATGGTTCATGACCCCGCAGACGGTCAATGCGTACGCCAATCCGCTGATGAACGAGGTGGTGTTCCCCGCCGCGATCCTCCAGCCGCCGTTCTTCGACCCGAATGCCGACCCGGCGGTCAACTATGGCGGCATCGGTGCAGTGATCGGCCATGAAATCAGCCATCATTTCGACGACCAGGGCCGCAAGTTCGACATGAAGGGCAATTTTGCGGAGTGGTGGACCAAGGAGGATGTCACCCGCTTCAAGGCCTATACCGACAAGGTTGTCGCGCAGTACGGCGCGTACGAACCGGTCGCGGGGCTGAAGGTCAACGGCGAGCTGACCCTTGGCGAGAACATGGCCGACCTTGCCGGGCTGGCCATCGCGTATGACGCCTACCGGATTTCGCTGAAGGGCAAACCCGCACCGGTGATCGACGGCTATACCGGCGACCAGCGCTTCTTCCTCGGTTTCGGCCAAGTCTGGCAGAACAAGTCGCGCGAAGCTGCCATCCGCCAGCAAATCCTGACCGACCCGCATACGCCGGGCGCGTGGCGGCCCTATGTCGTCCGCAACCACGACGCCTGGTACAAGGCGTTCGGGGTGAAGCCGGGCAGCAAATTCTATTTGCCGCCCGAGGCGCGCATCAAAGTGTGGTGA
- a CDS encoding AbrB/MazE/SpoVT family DNA-binding domain-containing protein, whose product MGYEARLSTKGQLVLPKEVRDALAWSDGRVLEVVRNADSVTLRAKPVETAKESAETILARIRARNTYRGPPISDERIRQGIEDAIRVKWADRLK is encoded by the coding sequence ATGGGTTATGAAGCGCGATTGTCGACGAAAGGTCAGCTGGTTCTTCCGAAGGAGGTGCGCGATGCGCTGGCCTGGTCGGACGGTCGTGTTCTGGAAGTCGTTCGCAACGCCGACAGCGTGACGTTGCGCGCAAAACCTGTGGAAACGGCCAAAGAGTCGGCAGAGACGATCCTTGCCCGAATCCGGGCAAGGAACACCTACAGGGGGCCGCCAATCTCCGATGAACGGATTCGGCAGGGAATTGAAGACGCGATCCGGGTAAAATGGGCTGATCGTCTTAAATGA
- a CDS encoding type II toxin-antitoxin system VapC family toxin yields the protein MKSLDTNVVLRALIVDDDEQAATALAAMSGPAYLTPTVLLETAWVLGSVAKLARDQIASNLSDILAMPNVVIAQRDNVRWAVDRYAAGADFADMLHLALSGGSDCFATFDQGVARFSDASQIPVETLRP from the coding sequence ATGAAATCGCTGGATACGAACGTCGTTTTGCGCGCGTTGATCGTTGATGACGATGAACAGGCGGCGACCGCACTCGCGGCGATGTCTGGCCCGGCGTATCTCACACCAACGGTTTTGCTCGAGACGGCGTGGGTGCTGGGAAGCGTTGCAAAGCTCGCACGAGATCAGATCGCAAGCAATTTGAGCGACATTCTGGCCATGCCGAACGTCGTCATCGCACAGCGCGACAATGTCCGGTGGGCTGTAGATCGCTATGCAGCAGGTGCCGATTTTGCGGACATGCTGCACTTGGCGCTGTCCGGTGGCAGCGATTGTTTTGCAACGTTCGACCAGGGCGTCGCGCGGTTCTCGGACGCGTCGCAAATTCCCGTCGAAACGCTCCGCCCTTAA
- a CDS encoding chorismate mutase, producing MTTDRLQHYRQSIDNIDAALVYMLAERFKVTQAVGTYKAEHGLPPADPGREERQVARLRALAAEANLDPDFTEKFLRFIIDEVIRHHEAAQG from the coding sequence ATGACGACCGACCGGTTGCAGCATTACCGCCAGAGCATCGACAATATCGACGCCGCACTGGTCTATATGCTCGCCGAGCGGTTCAAGGTGACGCAGGCGGTGGGCACCTACAAGGCCGAGCATGGCCTGCCCCCCGCCGATCCCGGCCGCGAAGAGCGACAGGTGGCGCGGCTGCGCGCGCTGGCGGCAGAGGCGAACCTCGACCCCGATTTCACCGAGAAATTCCTGCGCTTCATCATCGACGAAGTGATCCGCCACCACGAGGCGGCGCAGGGTTAA